A window of Amblyraja radiata isolate CabotCenter1 chromosome 25, sAmbRad1.1.pri, whole genome shotgun sequence contains these coding sequences:
- the rita1 gene encoding RBPJ-interacting and tubulin-associated protein 1, with amino-acid sequence MSADIVITAIQACRTSHKGRSRYRVGAKTSYVDETLFGHSSKVQSSIDEFDPPWVSASPAATQRPLLWSPSTQTRPNGDVSQVPIPLKSGRTPIKNKYRLKSCKPSYCDESLFGPRQDDAGWEAPWTVKDDKIKIRPLLWSPTPRKISSSAFRSTSNQLPSDGRNPVKPHHPTTRKSSTDFITEYKDKTDYWRRPDSNNASPNDTPGRRRSQSLTRKDNSMKEIVKEDSTLNAPRNIKPLRGRPISASAVHSGLQHSLRTRSGSLSDSATANRLNTTNSVKLNPPWKY; translated from the exons ATGTCAGCTGACATAGTAATTACTGCTATTCAAGCCTGTCGTACAAGTCATAAGGGACGCAGCCGTTACAGAGTTGGAGCAAAGACCTCCTACGTGGATGAAACCTTATTTGGTCATTCCAGCAAGGTCCAGAGTTCAATCGACGAATTTGATCCACCATGGGTTTCTGCATCTCCAGCTGCTACTCAACGGCCATTATTGTGGAGCCCAAGTACACAGACAAGGCCAAATGGAGATGTCAGCCAGGTTCCCATCCCTCTCAAGTCTGGAAGAACACCCATAAAAAACAAGTACAG ATTAAAATCCTGTAAACCCAGCTACTGTGATGAGTCCCTTTTTGGGCCAAGACAAGATGATGCAGGCTGGGAGGCACCATGGACTGTAAAGGATGACAAAATAAAGATTCGTCCACTCCTGTGGTCCCCTACACCGCGCAAAATTAGCTCAAGTGCCTTTCGTTCCACCAGTAACCAGTTACCATCAGATGGAAGAAATCCAGTGAAACCGCATCATCCAACCACAAGAAAATCTTCTACTGACTTTATTACTGAATATAAAGATAAAACTGATTACTGGAGGAGGCCAGACAGTAACAATGCCTCTCCCAATGACACCCCAGGTCGAAGAAGATCACAGTCCTTGACTAGAAAGGACAATTCTATGAAGGAGATTGTGAAGGAAGATTCAACACTGAATGCTCCCAGGAACATCAAGCCATTGCGGGGTAGGCCAATTTCAGCTTCAGCTGTACACTCTGGTTTGCAGCATTCTTTGAGAACAAGATCAGGTAGTCTGTCAGATTCTGCCACAGCCAATCGACTCAACACAACAAATTCTGTAAAATTAAATCCACCCTGGAAATATTAA
- the iqcd gene encoding dynein regulatory complex protein 10: MATEAIEQKNQIEAITVETNRARIDDNLTMKRVSPKVDVLQILEPVRRKLASIEAERIISVIEKTIDKLEKVTLLPHISNNLSRFSVALGLELTCAIREHVRLEQHFYYTVTKLIEIEHPEEDQNGMHKVKTKAERYNNFTLLQQALGSSVKNIIRLFDGTPSACQIIQMECRARKPVCMGLILALKKLRNFVFGRLLISPSEEKEKSEFVENIILQDKQNTVIIATLEAELAAAIKDKENEMLKKNEIIRKLKNNLLQLDLFSEDSIRQIKQDSEKQQQGDQKDSEGRILKLQEEIAQLRTQLNNSITEHRSTEQSLRKRKYKTETEIENWIQKYDADIEEKQEEYEQLVKIHKDEGILLFELESKIEAIESEYVQVVEDRKRRAEEKRIREEQIYLMGRAAVTIQSFWKGFKVRQLIKSFKKKKKKGKGKGRRK; the protein is encoded by the exons ATGGCAACTGAAGCCATAGAACAGAAGAATCAGATAGAAGCCATAACTGTTGAAACTAACAGAGCCAGAATTGATGATAATCTAACGATGAAAAGGGTGAGCCCCAAAGTGGATGTTCTGCAAATCTTGGAACCAGTAAGAAGAAAGCTTGCATCAATTGAAGCAGAAAGGATTATTTCAGTAATCGAAAAGACCATTGACAAGTTGGAAAAAGTTACTTTGCTTCCTCATATATCCAACAACCTCAGTAGGTTCAGTGTTGCTCTTGGTTTAGAGTTGACATGTGCTATAAGGGAGCATGTTAGACTAGAGCAACATTTTTATTATACTGTAACTAAATTGATTGAGATTGAACATCCTGAGGAAGATCAAAATGGCATGCACAAAGTAAAAACCAAAGCAGAGAGATATAACAACTTCACACTCCTTCAGCAGGCCCTTGGTAGCTCAGTTAAAAACATCATCCGGCTCTTTGATGGGACTCCCTCAGCATGTCAAATAATCCAAATGGAATGTAGAGCCCGAAAACCTGTCTGCATGGGTCTCATTCTGGCACTAAAGAAGTTGAGAAACTTTGTGTTTGGGAGACTTTTGATATCACCCTCGGAAGAAAAAGAAAAGTCTGAGTTTGTGGAAAACATCATATTGCAAGATAAACAAAACACAGTAATCATCGCCACTTTGGAGGCAGAACTGGCAGCAGCCATCAAAGATAAAGAAAATGAG ATGTTGAAGAAGAATGAGATCATTCGAAAGCTCAAAAACAACCTGCTTCAACTTGACTTATTTTCAGAAGATTCCATTCGTCAAATTAAGCAAGATTCAGAAAAACAGCAGCAAGGTGACCAGAAAGATTCAGAAGGAAGAATACTCAAGTTACAGGAAGAAATAGCTCAGCTCCGAACCCAATTGAATAACTCAATAACAGAACATAGATCAACCGAACAATCATTAAGAAAG CGCAAGTACAAAACTGAAACAGAGATTGAAAACTGGATCCAGAAGTATGATGCTGACATAGAAGAAAAAcag GAGGAATATGAACAACTCGTTAAAATCCACAAAGATGAAGGCATTCTGCTCTTTGAGTTAGAAAGCAAGATTGAAGCAATTGAATCGGAATATGTTCAGGTTGTAGAAGACAGAAAGAGAAGGGCAGAAGAAAAGAGGATCAGAGAGGAGCAAATATACCTCATGGGAAGAGCAGCTGttactatccagtctttctggaAAGGTTTCAAAGTCCGTCAATTGATCAAATCTttcaagaagaaaaagaaaaagggaAAGGGAAAAGGGAGAAGAAAATAA